The nucleotide window ACAGTTTCATGGCTTTTATTATTTCACTGTCTTCAACAGTTATAATTTCCTCAACAAGATCTCGTACAACAGGCCTGTTCCATCATAACATGGTGCATAAGCAAACATGACAAATCAACAGAagattaaaaaacaacatgAGAAGAGGAATGTTAAAAACTTAAACCCTTCCATAAAATAACAATAGAtagaagagtaaaaaaaaacccaGAGAAAAAAAAGGACCCAAAAGTTTATTTTCAGTTTACTATCTTAATCAGTAGACTTTTTTACCATGTGAAATCTCCAAGAAATGCTCGAAGCCCGTCAGCTATAGTGTTGGTCTCAGGCAATCGTATTATCCTCCCAGCTGCTTTAGATTGTGCTGCATCATCAGCACCTTTAGGTTCAGCAGCAAAAATACGAATAGCTGGGTTAATGGACTTGGCAGCCAATGCTATTCCTGATATCAAACCACCACCTGCAGTTTCATTTGTTGGAAAATCAAGAAGCAGATTTTGGAATTTATGCGATTTTTACAACATTTTGGTTCACAATTTgtcagaaaaaaaagtgaacaaaCCACTTATGGGTACTACTAGCGTATCTATTTGTGGTGCTTGTTCCAGAATCTCCAAGGATATGGTACCCTGGCCACTGCAAGAACAATCCAAAATGTTTAAAGTGCAATGGTGTGCAAGTCACCAATTCCTATAGCATAAGTGATAAGCCTATGTAATATGTCAAGCTTTGTCGATGAATTATAGCAAtgcatgtaaaaataaataaataaatgaataaagctTAAAAAAGCATTTGGGGTGCAATTGGCCCAGCTTTTATGAGCTTTTCCTTAAAAGAATAAGCTAGGCCAAACATAATTGTAGAGAAGctataattgaaagaaaagtcaaaaaaaCAAAGCTTCCATACAGACGCCAATTGGAGGAGCTTCTACTTTTAAGAACTGGAAAAAACTTGGCCAAATGCTACCTTATACACTACATGATCTATTTGGTAAATTGGTATGAAAACAATGAGTCTACCCCAAGATTATCCCCCAAAGTGTTGAAGGGCATTTTAGActgaaacaaattaaacaataatcaaCATTCGGCATTGTACCTTAATATGCGTCCATCATTATATGGATGTATAAAGATAGCACCACTTTCTTGCCACACTTTGTTGGCAATTTCTTCCCTTGATTGAACAGAGGCTTCAGACCAGACAACCTGACCACCATACCgctttacattttcaattttgcAAGTTGGGGCATTTTTTGGAATAACAATATACGAAGGGATCCCCCGTAGTTTTGCAGCCAAAGCCAATGCTGCGGCATGGTTTCCACTGATTTTGTAGAAAACAATCAGAAGAGCTTTACAGAatctgattaaaaaaataacatctaGAATTACTGCACATAGTAAACCTGCTGTGTGTTACAACCCCTTTAGAAGCATCTTCATCATTGAGAGAAAACACAGCATTGCAGGCTCCCCTAAATTTAAAAGCTCCACTGATGGGCACAGAATACACAACACAAGGAAGTGTGTTATcatcttttcttctttattttttagccAAAAGTGTGATCGAATTTAAAGTACATCAATAACTCCAAAAAACAAGAGATGAAAAATAGCATCTAAATTTTGTAGAATTCATAAAATATCCACTTCTCACCCCTTTTGTAAACATTCACATTTAAAGTAGAGCTTCCTTCCTGACATAGCATTCAGAGAGCTGGAGGACAGAAGCGGAGTTTTATGAACCAATGATTTTATTCTGGCATGTGCTTCTTTTATGGAAGAAATATCAGCAGCATATTTTCCCTTTGTTATTTGGCTCTCTTCTTCCATCTAAGTAATTGGTCTCAGAAGCGAATAAAGACAGATCAGTGGGTATTTGTCTTTCCAACAGAAACAATGTTTAGTGCCAATCCACCAATTTTCTTCTTTCACTATGAAAGTGAGCTAACTATTAAACAACCAATTTTAGTATTGTGTCCCATGATTACCAATcaatatacaacaacaacaaagacaaaGGCATAAGGTAAGTTAGTTCTATAGTCTGAATTTGtacgaaaataaaataaagattaccTACCCTCAGTAGCAATgatctcaaatttaaaattgcaTGGGGGCAAATAAAGTGTGGGGTAAATTACTAGAAACATGAAAGAAAAACATTGGTACAACGTTGAATGTTTATGACATGTGGAGTATCCCAAGTTTGTAAAGTCAACTGGCAGAAGGTTAATCCGAAGTCAATTACAACAGATAAGAAAATACTGCTTTTTAAGAGAATCCGAAACTTACTAGTTGGCAACCTGAAGCAGTTCTGCTTGGTGGCTCTCCTCGTCACTCTCACTTCCACTTCCTATCCGAGAAATGAACCCTCCCTCACTCGAGTTctagttaattaataattaaatcttgttaagaaatttcgttttctcttcaatttaaaatcttatattatagctctttattttttaaacattgtttttaaaattgattcattgaaattgttttaaatatttctctcattaaaaatatacattaaattttactaCATAGAATCTTAaatgttttatctttttgaatATAATCTTATGGCTATTTTCTACAAgatatttaaattagtttttaatttttttattaattgaaaattttatttgactgattggtaaataataattttcaaataatttttagtgtattttaaaaaattacttgaattagtgtgtttttaacattaatttctaacttttatattttttttattttcaatatatttatttaatttcttgattatccttttttaaataaatcataattttattatttatgtcatttatattttttagttactccaaattttaattttactaaattcttgtaatttaataaattagttttccAGTTACTAATTGACCTTTtagtttcaaattaattttaccgAACACAACTATATATCTTATAAAAGAGTTTAAtaactatataattttttattgttattcaatcctaaatcattatttaaattatttaaaaaaagttaaaagtcaACAACTTCATATATTGTAAATTATGATTAAGTGAGTTACGTTCGCAGTACATAAcaaattttctctttataaaatttgttataatCTACAGGAAGTctcttctaaatttttaaaattattttacgttTTAAACTATCATAAAATAAACTCTTCCTATCTCATTATAAATATTATCTtagattaaaaatgataattatacaaaattaatcttatcatgtataaaaaaatttaattttatcctatcaattaatattaatttttattgttggtcattaatattataaaaaatattaataaaaatgtttaatgtTACTTTCAAAAGttaaagtaataattattttaaaaaattatacgaaAATTATTATGGAGCTGAGGAAGTAAAGATTTGGAAAGAAACCAAGAATTCTACATAATGTTTGGAACAATGAAAGGGAGAAGACCGAAATCAGCCTatgaaatgaaaaggaaaaagaaagaaaaatcttttcactACATGATAATGGTTCAGAAGGAAGAAAGGAACCATAAAAAAGTAATTGAGACtcgctattttttttatttatttttttccattctGGGCTGAAGCAGAAAAAGGTTGTTTTGGAGTTTTgggtaattaattattaaataactcttattt belongs to Glycine soja cultivar W05 chromosome 5, ASM419377v2, whole genome shotgun sequence and includes:
- the LOC114413364 gene encoding serine racemase-like gives rise to the protein MEEESQITKGKYAADISSIKEAHARIKSLVHKTPLLSSSSLNAMSGRKLYFKCECLQKGGAFKFRGACNAVFSLNDEDASKGVVTHSSGNHAAALALAAKLRGIPSYIVIPKNAPTCKIENVKRYGGQVVWSEASVQSREEIANKVWQESGAIFIHPYNDGRILSGQGTISLEILEQAPQIDTLVVPISGGGLISGIALAAKSINPAIRIFAAEPKGADDAAQSKAAGRIIRLPETNTIADGLRAFLGDFTWPVVRDLVEEIITVEDSEIIKAMKLCFEILKVVVEPSGAIGLAAVLSDTFQKNPAWKDCNHIGIVVSGGNVDLAMLWDSLNKGK